A window of Ignicoccus hospitalis KIN4/I contains these coding sequences:
- the mtnA gene encoding S-methyl-5-thioribose-1-phosphate isomerase, which produces MEVLKPVDLVGDKVVWLDTRYIPWKEVWKETTDYKEVARAIKDMEVRGAPAIGVAAAFGMALAALHYEGEDVEGLLRRLREAKEVLANTRPTAVNLFWALERVMKRAEEATRSGSAEAVREAVVEEARKIQQEDIESNVKMGKIGAKLIEDGDVVLTHCNTGSLATAGYGTALGVIRAAWEEGKRIEVIATETRPLDQGARLTVWELKRDGIPVKLIADTMVGYLMSKGKVDKVFLGADRILLSGHFANKIGTYQIAVLAKHHGVPFYVVAPTSTVDPKITLDELVIEERDPDEVRRCPYPFEKVYVTVRDVEVYNPAFDVTPPELVTAIITERGIAYPPFYVSLKKLLEG; this is translated from the coding sequence TTGGAGGTCTTAAAGCCGGTCGACCTAGTGGGCGATAAGGTAGTGTGGCTGGACACGAGGTACATACCTTGGAAGGAGGTCTGGAAGGAGACTACCGATTACAAGGAGGTGGCCAGGGCCATAAAGGACATGGAGGTTAGGGGGGCCCCGGCGATAGGGGTAGCGGCTGCCTTCGGGATGGCGCTGGCGGCCTTGCACTACGAAGGGGAGGACGTGGAGGGCCTGTTGAGGCGTTTGAGGGAGGCTAAGGAAGTCCTCGCGAACACCAGGCCGACCGCGGTGAACTTGTTCTGGGCCCTAGAAAGGGTCATGAAGAGGGCCGAAGAGGCCACGAGGTCCGGCTCGGCGGAGGCGGTGAGAGAGGCCGTGGTCGAGGAGGCCAGAAAGATCCAACAAGAGGACATAGAGTCCAACGTGAAGATGGGCAAGATCGGGGCCAAGCTGATAGAGGACGGGGACGTGGTGCTGACCCACTGCAACACCGGGAGTTTAGCGACCGCGGGCTACGGGACCGCCTTGGGCGTGATAAGGGCCGCGTGGGAGGAGGGGAAGAGGATAGAAGTGATAGCCACCGAAACCAGGCCGCTGGACCAAGGGGCGAGGCTGACGGTGTGGGAGCTCAAGAGGGACGGAATCCCAGTGAAGCTCATAGCAGACACTATGGTAGGATACTTAATGAGCAAAGGTAAGGTAGACAAAGTGTTCTTGGGGGCCGACAGGATACTCCTCAGCGGCCACTTCGCCAACAAGATAGGCACGTACCAAATAGCGGTCTTGGCCAAACACCACGGGGTCCCCTTCTACGTGGTGGCCCCGACGTCCACAGTGGACCCCAAGATAACCTTAGACGAGCTCGTCATAGAAGAGAGGGACCCAGACGAAGTTAGGCGCTGCCCCTACCCCTTCGAGAAGGTGTACGTAACCGTGAGGGACGTAGAGGTTTACAACCCGGCCTTCGACGTCACCCCGCCGGAGCTGGTAACTGCCATAATAACGGAAAGGGGGATCGCTTACCCGCCGTTCTACGTGAGCTTGAAAAAGCTATTGGAAGGCTAA
- a CDS encoding M20 family metallopeptidase, producing MSPQEVLDLLSQLISFDTVSPEGKQYEDLVHFLKGWLEERGVSAKVEYVDDEYRSSHCPQGPKPLLFAWVGEGEPLLEFNGHYDVVPPGDGWEGNPFEPKVVGEYLVGRGATDMKGGVAAVAASLAELSNWKGNKVQAVFVPDEEVGGRCGTGYRVSKLKEKYPIGRHVVIAEPSSKSVWIGHKGAVWLEVKVKGSQAHASTPWMGENAFLKASNVATALYYALVERFSKRYSKYEYTSEHPLAKFNTVSVGGVAYSTSNKVNVIPGSFVFSVDIRVIPEESAERVAEEVYSLLPEYAEAKALEMMEPFINEGSEVAEVIREAWGHPPKVCEGGLDLRYYKGYDAVAWGPGEISEAHKPNEKVRISDVLEFARMYSQLPLLLKRR from the coding sequence TTGTCCCCCCAAGAGGTCTTGGACCTCCTCTCCCAACTCATCTCCTTCGACACCGTCTCCCCCGAAGGCAAGCAGTACGAGGACTTGGTCCACTTCCTCAAGGGCTGGCTGGAGGAGAGGGGAGTCAGCGCTAAGGTTGAGTACGTGGACGACGAGTATAGGAGCTCCCACTGCCCCCAAGGCCCCAAGCCCTTGCTCTTCGCTTGGGTGGGCGAGGGGGAGCCCTTACTCGAGTTCAACGGCCATTACGACGTGGTCCCTCCCGGCGACGGGTGGGAGGGGAACCCCTTCGAGCCCAAGGTGGTGGGCGAGTACTTGGTGGGACGGGGGGCCACGGACATGAAGGGGGGTGTGGCGGCAGTTGCTGCTTCCCTCGCGGAGCTCTCGAACTGGAAGGGTAACAAGGTGCAAGCGGTCTTCGTGCCGGACGAGGAAGTTGGGGGGAGGTGCGGGACCGGGTACAGGGTGAGCAAACTGAAGGAGAAGTACCCAATAGGTAGGCACGTAGTAATAGCGGAGCCTAGCAGCAAGAGCGTGTGGATAGGCCACAAAGGCGCGGTCTGGCTGGAGGTCAAAGTCAAGGGGTCCCAAGCTCACGCCTCCACCCCTTGGATGGGGGAAAACGCCTTCTTGAAGGCCTCTAACGTGGCAACGGCCCTTTACTACGCGCTCGTGGAGAGGTTCTCCAAGAGGTACAGCAAGTACGAGTACACCTCCGAGCACCCCTTGGCCAAGTTCAATACTGTGAGCGTCGGAGGAGTTGCCTACTCCACCTCGAACAAAGTCAACGTCATCCCGGGGTCGTTTGTATTTAGCGTGGACATAAGGGTGATACCGGAGGAGAGCGCGGAGCGCGTGGCCGAGGAAGTTTACTCCCTCTTGCCGGAATACGCCGAGGCCAAGGCTTTGGAAATGATGGAGCCTTTCATAAACGAGGGGAGCGAGGTGGCCGAAGTGATAAGGGAGGCTTGGGGGCACCCTCCCAAGGTCTGTGAAGGGGGGTTGGACTTAAGGTACTACAAGGGTTACGACGCCGTCGCGTGGGGGCCGGGAGAGATATCGGAGGCTCACAAGCCCAACGAGAAGGTAAGGATTAGCGACGTGTTGGAGTTCGCGAGGATGTACTCCCAACTGCCCCTTCTCTTAAAAAGGAGATAA
- a CDS encoding DUF429 domain-containing protein has product MVLAAGVDLAVKRPSALAIFDGSNFWTKFLDNEALAPTLGALRPELVAVDAPLEVPEGTWREVDLVARKAGLKVLPPGWRGMRALAEEGKRLREELVGRGIKVIETFPAPLRKLVGLPFEGDLLDAALCALTAYKCLRKECYYVRASDGEMALPVEAALGKSVIF; this is encoded by the coding sequence TTGGTTCTGGCGGCCGGCGTGGACTTGGCGGTTAAGAGGCCCTCTGCCTTAGCTATCTTTGACGGATCCAACTTCTGGACTAAGTTCTTGGACAACGAGGCGCTCGCGCCGACGCTCGGAGCCCTCCGGCCGGAGCTCGTCGCGGTGGACGCGCCCTTAGAGGTCCCAGAGGGGACTTGGAGGGAGGTGGACTTGGTCGCCCGCAAGGCGGGGCTCAAGGTGTTGCCACCCGGCTGGAGGGGCATGAGGGCCTTGGCGGAGGAGGGCAAGAGGTTGAGGGAAGAACTAGTTGGGAGGGGAATAAAGGTAATAGAAACTTTCCCGGCCCCCTTGAGGAAGCTCGTGGGCCTCCCCTTCGAGGGGGACCTCTTGGACGCAGCGCTCTGTGCGTTGACGGCCTACAAGTGTCTGAGGAAGGAGTGCTACTACGTGAGGGCGTCGGACGGGGAGATGGCCTTACCCGTGGAGGCGGCTCTCGGAAAGTCCGTAATATTTTAA
- a CDS encoding metallophosphoesterase family protein: MRILHVSDLHGSVKAFELTKELYFKLGADLLVVSGDLTGKCVSNGKVTKCVWGRFKDPQRMGRELFLASGGYFVEASDTEVERNAPGLLARAAARRVKEWLEGLKDSGVKYFVIAGNVDHPYMDEVLEGDEATFFGLKFCGLSYVPYTPFGTYRETSEERIREMLPKERCDVLVSHSPPKGFLDYSNYREGGHVGSEAVREWIEKYQPTLSLHGHVHESRGTARLGKTLAVNPGSEAEHGALLYAVIDLDGEPVASLGEVRY, translated from the coding sequence TTGAGGATTCTCCACGTAAGCGACCTCCACGGCTCCGTGAAAGCGTTCGAGCTGACTAAGGAGCTATACTTCAAGCTCGGGGCGGACTTACTAGTGGTTTCCGGTGACTTGACGGGGAAGTGCGTTTCCAACGGCAAGGTAACCAAGTGCGTGTGGGGGAGGTTTAAGGACCCGCAGAGGATGGGCAGGGAACTGTTCTTGGCCTCCGGAGGTTACTTCGTAGAAGCTTCGGATACGGAGGTGGAGAGGAACGCCCCGGGACTCTTGGCGAGGGCGGCCGCGAGGAGGGTTAAGGAGTGGCTGGAAGGGCTAAAGGATTCGGGAGTGAAGTACTTCGTCATAGCGGGCAACGTGGACCACCCGTACATGGACGAGGTCTTGGAGGGTGACGAGGCCACGTTCTTCGGGCTCAAGTTCTGTGGGCTCTCATACGTGCCCTACACGCCCTTCGGGACCTACAGGGAGACGTCGGAGGAGAGGATAAGGGAGATGTTGCCAAAGGAGAGGTGCGATGTCTTAGTTTCCCACAGCCCCCCGAAGGGCTTCTTGGACTACAGCAACTACCGCGAGGGGGGCCACGTGGGCTCTGAGGCGGTGAGGGAATGGATCGAAAAGTATCAACCGACCTTAAGCTTACACGGCCACGTCCACGAGTCCCGGGGGACCGCCAGGCTGGGCAAGACGCTGGCAGTAAACCCCGGCTCTGAAGCGGAGCACGGCGCCTTGCTCTACGCGGTCATAGACTTGGACGGCGAGCCCGTCGCCTCCTTGGGAGAGGTGCGTTACTAA
- a CDS encoding RNA ligase, which produces MANALLLALRSLWLGEEPPYEEVLGREGDEREVRELLSGLWVKCYPQGDKRLCVYSYKRPPKDPVPLLLDARGTVIEWSKDGPELVAYPFHKFFNLGEAEFPERPLLAYEKLDGTMVSLFLYDGEVRAATRKKLDVDSPFAKKALELFEGELGDETRVFELLGPGSGSPWVGGTQELLRAGEWSLVPLAYRDMKTLKLYPLEGPTRVEVEDLEDAKRKAEGFGEGLVLWFEVGSQRPLMAKVKSVKYKRLVDLLKLGWEGLAKIILMNALDDAARMLDNEVYSKAKAVEGMLDEIERAVLRGEFPHERVREWLPIDPSRALEEAVRVCLEEGC; this is translated from the coding sequence ATGGCGAACGCCCTACTGCTCGCGCTGAGGTCGCTCTGGCTGGGCGAGGAGCCCCCGTACGAGGAGGTCTTGGGGAGGGAGGGGGACGAGCGGGAAGTGAGGGAGCTGCTCTCTGGCTTGTGGGTAAAGTGCTACCCTCAAGGCGACAAGAGGCTGTGCGTCTACTCCTACAAGAGGCCTCCCAAGGATCCGGTGCCGCTCTTGCTGGACGCGCGGGGCACGGTGATAGAGTGGAGCAAGGACGGCCCGGAGCTGGTGGCCTACCCCTTTCACAAGTTCTTTAACTTGGGCGAGGCGGAGTTCCCGGAGAGGCCGCTCCTAGCGTACGAAAAGCTGGACGGCACCATGGTCTCCTTGTTCCTCTACGACGGGGAGGTCAGGGCCGCGACGAGGAAAAAGCTGGACGTGGATTCTCCCTTCGCCAAAAAGGCGTTGGAGCTCTTCGAGGGCGAGCTGGGGGACGAGACCAGGGTGTTCGAGCTGCTGGGCCCGGGGTCCGGGAGCCCCTGGGTCGGGGGCACCCAAGAGCTCTTGAGGGCCGGCGAGTGGTCCTTGGTCCCCTTGGCGTATAGGGACATGAAGACCTTGAAGTTGTATCCGTTGGAAGGTCCCACTAGGGTCGAGGTGGAAGACTTGGAAGACGCGAAGAGGAAGGCAGAAGGCTTCGGGGAGGGCTTGGTGTTGTGGTTCGAAGTGGGAAGCCAGAGGCCCTTGATGGCGAAGGTGAAGTCAGTTAAGTACAAGCGCTTGGTAGACCTCTTGAAGCTCGGGTGGGAAGGGCTGGCCAAGATAATACTGATGAACGCGTTGGACGACGCGGCCAGGATGTTGGACAATGAGGTATACTCCAAGGCAAAGGCTGTGGAGGGTATGCTGGACGAGATAGAGAGGGCCGTCTTGAGGGGGGAGTTCCCCCACGAGAGGGTTAGGGAGTGGCTCCCCATAGACCCCTCGAGGGCCCTAGAGGAGGCAGTGAGAGTTTGTCTGGAAGAAGGTTGTTGA